From Acidicapsa acidisoli, the proteins below share one genomic window:
- a CDS encoding KH domain-containing protein yields the protein MTQLDMLAVDDLVREIARALVDEPDAVEVETVNREENTVLRLKVAPQDVGKVIGKQGRTARSVRTILGAVSMKVHHRYTLDILEEED from the coding sequence ATGACCCAATTGGATATGCTTGCTGTGGACGATCTGGTGCGCGAAATTGCTCGGGCGCTGGTAGATGAGCCGGATGCGGTGGAAGTGGAAACTGTGAACCGCGAAGAGAACACTGTTCTGAGGCTGAAGGTTGCGCCGCAGGATGTGGGCAAGGTGATCGGCAAACAGGGGCGGACGGCGCGATCGGTGCGTACGATCCTGGGTGCGGTGAGCATGAAGGTCCATCACCGGTACACGCTGGACATCCTGGAAGAAGAGGACTAG
- the rpsP gene encoding 30S ribosomal protein S16 produces the protein MIRLARVGATKKPYYRVVVIEKDRARNGRSIEVVGTYNPRTNPATVNLEHERIKYWVSVGAQLSDRVAKLVEKFPAAAPATVAA, from the coding sequence ATGATTCGTTTGGCGCGCGTTGGCGCCACCAAGAAGCCGTATTATCGTGTCGTTGTAATTGAAAAGGATCGCGCTCGCAATGGGCGTTCGATCGAAGTAGTGGGCACCTACAATCCCCGGACCAACCCGGCGACGGTGAACCTCGAGCACGAGCGCATCAAGTACTGGGTGAGCGTGGGTGCGCAGCTTTCGGATCGCGTGGCGAAGCTGGTGGAGAAGTTCCCGGCTGCTGCTCCGGCAACTGTAGCTGCTTAA
- a CDS encoding TetR/AcrR family transcriptional regulator: protein MGRTRSTDAHNRVLEAALELFVKKGIEASSMDAIAAASGVSKATIYKHWRGRDALLMEVLLLVVGIEENVAEEDCGDLFTDLARVLNDKPRNARPEDQKRLMPQMVAYSATHQEFGDAWRSRVMEMPKQRIRRILMGAMAGGRLPEGMDMDVCFALLLGPMMYKHIFGRHFEGAGQGKGGAGQSILGTAKSIRKAKEAGCELLKETDGVELGSRVAEAFCRAFEIRHD from the coding sequence ATGGGAAGAACGAGGAGTACGGACGCGCACAACCGGGTATTGGAAGCTGCGCTGGAGTTGTTTGTCAAAAAGGGTATTGAGGCCTCAAGCATGGACGCGATTGCCGCGGCCTCGGGGGTGAGCAAGGCGACGATCTATAAGCATTGGCGGGGACGGGATGCTCTGCTGATGGAAGTTTTGTTGCTCGTGGTGGGTATCGAAGAGAATGTCGCCGAGGAGGATTGCGGCGATCTCTTTACGGATCTGGCGAGAGTGTTGAATGACAAGCCGCGCAATGCGCGCCCTGAGGACCAGAAACGGCTGATGCCGCAGATGGTGGCGTATTCGGCGACGCATCAGGAATTTGGAGATGCGTGGCGGTCGCGGGTGATGGAGATGCCGAAGCAGCGGATTCGGCGGATTCTGATGGGAGCGATGGCCGGTGGACGACTGCCTGAAGGGATGGATATGGATGTCTGCTTCGCCCTGCTGCTTGGCCCGATGATGTACAAGCACATTTTCGGCAGGCATTTTGAGGGTGCCGGACAGGGTAAAGGCGGCGCAGGGCAAAGTATTCTGGGAACGGCAAAGTCGATCCGAAAGGCTAAGGAGGCAGGGTGCGAGCTTCTGAAGGAGACAGACGGAGTGGAGCTTGGGAGCCGGGTGGCGGAGGCTTTTTGCCGCGCATTTGAGATTCGCCATGACTGA
- a CDS encoding ABC transporter permease, which produces MGVIYILWLRELKRYTRSRAQMIASLGQPVLYLLALGFGMGPVYAQAGHGSYLQFLAPGVIGMTVLFSSIFSGMGLLWDRQFGFLKETLVAPVPRILIMAGRTLGGATVAMLQGLLVAIVCLVAGFRPVSLAMVPVGLLFMLMIAVVFAALGTTIGSALKDMQGFQMTMNFLVLPIFFLSGALFPLNNLPRVMGWITSADPLAYGIDGMRSALLGMAHFGPVTDGAVLAGVALLFLSLGAYSFSKIEV; this is translated from the coding sequence ATGGGTGTGATTTACATTCTTTGGCTGCGGGAGTTGAAGCGGTATACGCGGTCGCGGGCGCAGATGATCGCTTCGCTGGGACAGCCGGTGTTGTATCTGCTGGCGCTGGGCTTTGGTATGGGGCCGGTCTACGCGCAGGCGGGCCATGGGAGCTATTTGCAGTTTCTGGCGCCGGGTGTGATTGGGATGACGGTGTTGTTTTCTTCCATCTTTTCGGGTATGGGGTTGCTGTGGGACCGGCAGTTCGGGTTTTTGAAAGAGACACTGGTGGCGCCGGTGCCGCGAATACTCATTATGGCTGGCCGCACGTTGGGTGGGGCGACCGTAGCTATGCTGCAGGGATTGCTGGTGGCGATTGTGTGCCTGGTTGCGGGATTTCGGCCGGTGAGTCTGGCGATGGTGCCGGTGGGGCTGCTGTTCATGTTGATGATTGCTGTTGTTTTTGCTGCGCTTGGGACGACGATCGGGTCGGCGCTCAAGGATATGCAGGGATTTCAGATGACGATGAACTTCCTGGTGCTGCCGATCTTTTTTCTTTCCGGGGCGCTGTTTCCGTTGAATAACCTTCCCCGCGTGATGGGCTGGATCACTTCGGCCGATCCGCTGGCGTATGGGATCGATGGGATGCGTTCGGCGCTGCTGGGGATGGCGCATTTTGGGCCGGTGACGGACGGTGCGGTGCTGGCGGGAGTGGCGCTGTTGTTTCTGAGTCTGGGGGCGTACAGCTTTTCCAAAATTGAAGTCTAG
- a CDS encoding ABC transporter ATP-binding protein has product MIRVENLSKSFGSFTAVDNISFDVGKGEIFAFLGPNGAGKTTTIKMLTTLMQPTSGKIWLDGLNAMDGAANKHLARKSFGIVFQDPSLDGDMTGQENLELHGVLYHVPRRQARERIENLLKLFELWDRRDVQVKKYSGGMKRRLEIARGFLHTPKILFLDEPTLGLDPQSRNQLWAQVKQLNEQEQVTVFLTTHYMDEAERVAHRVAVIDHGKGVALGTPAEIKERTGTETLEEAFLALTGTEIRDESADPAAMMRQFAQMWRR; this is encoded by the coding sequence ATGATTCGTGTGGAGAATCTGAGCAAGAGTTTTGGCAGCTTTACGGCGGTGGACAATATCTCCTTCGATGTCGGCAAGGGTGAGATTTTTGCTTTTCTGGGGCCGAATGGGGCGGGGAAGACGACCACGATCAAGATGTTGACGACGCTGATGCAGCCTACTTCCGGGAAGATCTGGCTGGATGGGCTGAATGCGATGGATGGGGCGGCGAACAAGCATCTGGCGCGGAAGAGTTTTGGCATTGTCTTTCAGGACCCGAGCCTGGACGGGGATATGACCGGGCAGGAGAATCTGGAACTGCACGGTGTGTTGTATCACGTGCCGCGGCGGCAGGCGCGGGAGCGAATTGAGAATTTGCTGAAGCTCTTTGAGCTTTGGGACAGGCGGGATGTGCAGGTAAAGAAGTATTCGGGCGGGATGAAGAGGCGGCTGGAGATTGCGCGGGGATTTCTGCATACGCCGAAGATTCTGTTTCTGGATGAGCCGACGCTGGGGCTCGATCCGCAGAGCCGGAACCAGCTCTGGGCGCAGGTGAAGCAGTTGAATGAGCAGGAGCAGGTCACGGTTTTTCTGACCACGCATTACATGGATGAGGCTGAGCGGGTGGCGCACCGGGTCGCGGTGATCGATCACGGCAAGGGGGTGGCTCTGGGCACTCCAGCGGAGATCAAGGAGCGGACTGGGACCGAGACGCTGGAAGAGGCGTTTCTGGCGCTGACGGGGACGGAGATTCGAGACGAGAGTGCCGATCCGGCGGCGATGATGCGGCAGTTTGCGCAGATGTGGAGACGGTGA
- a CDS encoding alpha/beta hydrolase, with product MEAEQGGEQDASPESQIWRPGWHAPADEVPAQTPHPRLRVHRGFRSRILPDRRDLIVYLPPGYDAERDHRYPVLYLHDGQNLFDPATSYIKGRTWMVREAADAGIEAGEIEPLVIVGIYNTGDRRLAEYTPERDWQMGGGEADSYGELLLLELMPWIAEHYRVRVDRDGTGLGGSSLGGLVSLYLGLKNAESFGRLAVLSPSVWWNHKSILGIVNETAPLLEHRPRIWLDAGDHEGRMTLRDAELLAKRLLANGWRDGETLHFERVRGGTHDEGSWALRVGPLLRFLFPAESREAR from the coding sequence TTGGAGGCGGAACAAGGCGGTGAGCAGGATGCATCCCCGGAATCGCAGATATGGCGGCCGGGTTGGCATGCGCCTGCGGATGAGGTTCCGGCGCAGACTCCGCACCCGCGGCTGAGGGTTCATCGGGGATTTCGGAGCCGGATTCTGCCGGATCGGCGGGATCTGATTGTGTATCTGCCTCCGGGGTATGACGCGGAACGGGATCACCGCTATCCTGTGCTGTATCTGCATGATGGGCAGAATCTGTTCGATCCGGCGACTTCTTATATCAAGGGGCGGACTTGGATGGTGCGCGAGGCTGCCGATGCCGGGATTGAGGCGGGCGAGATTGAGCCGCTGGTGATTGTGGGCATCTACAACACCGGCGACCGGCGGCTGGCGGAGTACACGCCGGAGCGGGACTGGCAGATGGGCGGCGGCGAGGCGGATTCGTACGGAGAGCTGCTGCTGCTGGAGTTGATGCCGTGGATTGCTGAACACTACCGGGTGCGGGTGGACCGCGATGGGACGGGGCTGGGCGGGTCTTCGCTGGGCGGGCTGGTTTCTCTGTATCTGGGGTTGAAAAACGCGGAGTCGTTTGGGCGGCTGGCGGTGCTCTCGCCGAGCGTGTGGTGGAACCACAAGAGCATTCTGGGGATTGTGAACGAGACCGCACCACTGCTGGAACACAGGCCGCGCATCTGGCTGGATGCCGGGGATCACGAGGGGCGGATGACGCTGCGGGATGCCGAGCTGCTGGCCAAGCGGCTGCTGGCGAATGGCTGGCGGGATGGGGAGACGCTGCACTTTGAGAGGGTGCGCGGCGGGACGCATGATGAGGGGAGCTGGGCGCTGCGGGTTGGGCCGCTGCTGCGGTTTTTGTTTCCTGCCGAGAGCCGAGAGGCTCGTTGA
- a CDS encoding esterase family protein — protein sequence MNREYHKWYSSRLGRDMELLVFGHAGVPVMVFPTSGGRFFEFEDRGMVAALAGKIDAGQTQLYCVDTVDMESWYNHDVPPRWRIARHIQYEDYLIHEVVPLVRQKNQDAHLVALGCSFGGYHATNIAFRHPDIFTGLLSMSGAFDMTRFLQGYYDQDVYFNIPPAYLANLSDPWFFDRYRQNTYVLGTGWDDQCLGDNQHLDGILSHKGIPHKLFIWGTFNSHDWPTWMKMVNEYL from the coding sequence ATGAATCGCGAATATCACAAGTGGTATTCCTCCCGGCTCGGCCGCGACATGGAACTGCTCGTCTTCGGCCACGCCGGCGTCCCGGTCATGGTCTTCCCCACCTCCGGCGGTCGTTTTTTTGAGTTCGAAGATCGCGGAATGGTTGCAGCTCTCGCCGGAAAAATCGACGCCGGCCAGACCCAGCTCTACTGCGTCGACACCGTCGACATGGAAAGCTGGTACAACCACGACGTCCCGCCCCGCTGGCGAATCGCCCGCCACATCCAGTACGAGGACTACCTCATCCACGAAGTCGTCCCCCTCGTCCGCCAGAAAAACCAGGACGCCCACCTCGTCGCCCTCGGCTGCAGCTTCGGCGGATACCACGCCACCAACATCGCCTTCCGCCATCCCGACATCTTCACGGGCCTGCTCTCCATGTCCGGAGCCTTCGACATGACCCGATTCCTCCAGGGCTACTACGACCAGGACGTCTACTTCAACATCCCTCCCGCCTACCTCGCCAACCTCTCCGATCCCTGGTTCTTCGACCGCTACCGGCAGAACACCTACGTCCTCGGCACCGGCTGGGACGACCAATGCCTTGGCGACAACCAGCACCTCGACGGCATCCTCAGCCACAAAGGCATTCCCCACAAGCTCTTCATCTGGGGCACATTCAACTCCCACGACTGGCCCACCTGGATGAAAATGGTCAACGAATACCTCTGA
- a CDS encoding copper resistance system multicopper oxidase, with amino-acid sequence MSRNTLKSRTRTRPLSRRRFLQTIASAGAITALDWQGLPAFANTPQARPGMIEGNHFELAIESVPVNITGHQRISTAINGSTPGPTLRWREGDTITASVTNRLKVPTSIHWHGMRIPTGMDGVPGLSFPGIAPGQTFVYSFPVLQNGTYWYHSHSGFQEQTGLIGAIIIDRKEKDPIEFDREYVILLSDWSDSNPQTIYSNLKQDSDYYNYHRPSLASFLSEAKQKGFGSTLSERLMWARMNMSPGDIADVTGATYTFLINGQAPNTNWTGLFQSGERIRLRFINGSSMTFFDIRIPGLPMTVVQSDGNDVEPVTVDEFRIGLAETYDVIVQPKEDSAYTIFAQTEDRSGYARGTLATREGMIAPVPAMDPRPTRTMMDMGMDMSKMARMSGMSGMKMAGMDMSSMPGMKKDSKADMQGMDMSSMQGMKMDGHDMPDKKMQNNAGLGMMPGMKMGSRDGKTPFPQPGPSTMPIIPDAATSATNMNSANSTPVKMHPGPKVAMVATSTSGQLSNPGAGLDNNGRRVLTYSDLRARYRGVDQRPPNREIELHLTGNMERFIWGFNGQTYPNADPINLKLGERVRIILINDTMMEHPIHLHGLWSELENGHGEFNPYKHTIIVKPAERVSYLVSADTPGEWAYHCHLLFHMTSGMFRKVVVS; translated from the coding sequence ATGAGCAGAAATACCCTAAAATCACGTACAAGAACTAGACCCTTAAGCCGTCGCCGTTTCCTTCAAACCATCGCCTCCGCCGGCGCGATCACAGCATTGGATTGGCAAGGATTGCCAGCCTTCGCAAATACCCCCCAGGCCAGGCCCGGCATGATCGAGGGCAACCACTTCGAACTGGCAATTGAATCCGTCCCGGTCAACATCACCGGCCATCAAAGGATCTCAACCGCAATCAACGGCTCGACACCCGGCCCGACACTTCGCTGGCGCGAAGGCGATACCATTACAGCCTCCGTCACCAACCGGCTTAAAGTGCCCACTTCCATCCATTGGCACGGCATGCGAATCCCCACCGGCATGGACGGCGTTCCCGGCCTCAGTTTCCCCGGCATCGCCCCAGGCCAGACCTTCGTCTACAGCTTCCCAGTGCTCCAGAACGGCACTTATTGGTACCACAGCCACAGCGGCTTTCAGGAGCAAACAGGCCTCATCGGCGCAATCATCATCGATCGCAAGGAAAAAGACCCCATCGAATTCGACCGCGAATACGTCATCTTGCTCTCCGACTGGTCCGACTCCAATCCGCAAACCATCTACAGCAACCTGAAACAGGACAGCGATTACTACAACTACCATCGCCCCTCGCTCGCAAGCTTCCTCTCGGAAGCAAAGCAAAAGGGCTTCGGCTCCACGCTCTCAGAGCGCCTCATGTGGGCTCGCATGAACATGAGCCCCGGCGACATCGCCGACGTCACCGGCGCCACCTACACCTTTCTCATCAACGGACAAGCGCCAAACACCAACTGGACCGGCCTCTTCCAGTCCGGCGAGCGAATCCGCCTCCGCTTCATCAACGGCTCCTCGATGACCTTCTTCGACATTCGCATCCCCGGCCTGCCCATGACCGTCGTCCAGTCCGACGGCAACGATGTCGAACCAGTCACCGTCGATGAATTCCGCATAGGTCTGGCCGAAACCTACGACGTCATCGTGCAACCCAAAGAAGACTCCGCCTACACCATCTTCGCCCAGACCGAAGACCGCAGCGGCTACGCGCGCGGCACCCTCGCCACCCGCGAAGGCATGATCGCACCCGTTCCCGCAATGGACCCCCGCCCGACTCGAACCATGATGGACATGGGAATGGACATGTCAAAAATGGCGCGGATGTCAGGAATGTCCGGCATGAAGATGGCAGGTATGGACATGTCATCGATGCCCGGCATGAAGAAGGACAGCAAGGCAGACATGCAAGGAATGGATATGTCCTCCATGCAAGGCATGAAGATGGACGGCCACGACATGCCAGACAAGAAGATGCAAAACAACGCCGGACTAGGAATGATGCCCGGAATGAAGATGGGCAGCCGAGACGGCAAAACGCCATTCCCGCAACCCGGCCCATCCACCATGCCCATCATCCCCGATGCCGCGACCTCTGCCACCAACATGAATTCTGCCAACTCAACCCCAGTGAAAATGCACCCGGGGCCAAAAGTCGCAATGGTAGCAACGAGCACCTCCGGTCAGTTGAGCAACCCCGGCGCGGGACTCGACAACAACGGCCGCCGCGTCCTCACCTACTCCGACCTGCGCGCCCGCTACCGCGGCGTCGATCAAAGACCGCCCAACCGCGAAATCGAGTTGCACCTCACCGGCAACATGGAACGCTTCATCTGGGGCTTCAACGGACAGACCTACCCCAACGCCGACCCAATCAATCTGAAGCTCGGCGAGCGAGTCCGCATCATCCTCATCAACGACACCATGATGGAACACCCCATTCACCTCCACGGCCTGTGGAGCGAACTAGAAAACGGCCACGGCGAATTCAACCCCTATAAACACACCATCATCGTCAAGCCCGCCGAGCGCGTCAGCTATCTCGTCAGCGCAGACACACCGGGAGAATGGGCCTACCACTGCCACCTTCTGTTCCACATGACCTCAGGCATGTTCAGAAAAGTGGTGGTCTCGTGA
- a CDS encoding copper resistance protein B, which yields MKNAIKLLRITAFILFVAAFNQHANAQATPPDAPDTGPTPAITQPMKSMPEMENHVFLHAMLDQFEGRTNTQSTAFRWDGEAWTGTDMNRLWIKSEGTIDKGSMSDGDHEALYDRPIPHMRYFDAQAGLRADLDSGPTRLWAAFGIEGLSPYSFEIAPTLYISDGGHIGGRIEGSKDLLITQRLILQPQAELNFYSKDDPGRKLGSGLSDLDSGLRLRYEINRKFAPYIGYVYTGEYGDTATYTRQSGEPTSSSTFVFGLRLWR from the coding sequence GTGAAGAACGCGATCAAGCTCCTTCGGATAACTGCATTCATCCTCTTCGTGGCCGCCTTCAACCAACACGCAAACGCGCAGGCAACACCCCCCGACGCCCCCGACACAGGACCAACGCCAGCCATCACGCAGCCCATGAAGTCCATGCCCGAAATGGAGAATCATGTCTTCCTGCACGCCATGCTCGACCAGTTCGAGGGCCGCACCAACACCCAGAGCACCGCATTCCGCTGGGACGGCGAAGCCTGGACCGGCACCGACATGAACCGCCTCTGGATCAAGTCCGAAGGCACCATCGACAAGGGCTCCATGAGCGACGGCGATCACGAAGCCCTCTACGACCGTCCCATCCCGCACATGCGTTACTTCGACGCACAAGCCGGCCTCCGCGCCGACCTCGACTCAGGCCCAACCCGCCTCTGGGCCGCATTCGGCATCGAAGGCCTGTCTCCGTACTCCTTCGAAATCGCGCCCACTCTCTACATCAGCGACGGCGGCCATATCGGCGGAAGAATCGAAGGCTCCAAAGACCTGTTGATCACGCAGCGATTGATCCTCCAACCCCAGGCGGAGCTGAACTTCTACAGCAAAGACGATCCCGGCCGCAAGCTCGGATCAGGCCTCTCCGATCTCGACTCCGGCCTGCGCCTGCGCTACGAAATCAACCGCAAATTCGCTCCCTACATCGGCTATGTCTACACCGGCGAATACGGCGACACCGCCACCTACACGCGTCAGTCCGGAGAACCCACCAGCTCATCCACCTTCGTCTTCGGACTCCGCCTGTGGCGCTAA